A single genomic interval of Brevibacillus brevis harbors:
- a CDS encoding DegT/DnrJ/EryC1/StrS family aminotransferase: MSNLTERFPSWPMANESEEKELLEALRSHQWWRMSGTKVKEFERVFAEMHQTKHALAVTNGTHAIQLVMSSLGVKPGDEVIVPAFTFISTALPVMSLGAIPVPVDVDPGTFCLDPVKVREAVTSRTVGMIPVHMAGHMCDMDLLQQIADEFHLFIIEDACHAHGGEWKGKRAGSIGDAGVFSFQQFKLMTAGEGGALTTKSQDLYEQAFLYHNVGRPFGDKKYQHLVEGSNYRLSEFQAAVLLPQTSRLTEQNELRERNAHILDEEMKKIEGIIPQSRQEECTIHTHYMYMFYYNPLKFGGIQRERFVEMLNEQGIPAFIAYTQIHDTPIFKEFVASLGDTYTFPNQLNCPVSKKVAEEVIWIHHRALLGDAEAVKGIAQTVKELQAGAEAKIS; this comes from the coding sequence ATGAGTAACCTGACAGAAAGATTCCCAAGCTGGCCGATGGCGAATGAAAGCGAAGAAAAAGAATTGTTGGAAGCCTTACGCAGTCATCAGTGGTGGCGCATGTCTGGCACTAAAGTAAAAGAATTTGAACGAGTGTTCGCCGAGATGCATCAAACGAAGCATGCTTTGGCCGTTACAAACGGTACACACGCGATTCAGCTGGTTATGTCGAGCTTGGGAGTAAAACCGGGGGATGAAGTGATTGTTCCCGCCTTTACCTTTATCTCGACCGCATTGCCTGTAATGAGCCTTGGGGCGATTCCTGTCCCTGTGGACGTCGATCCCGGTACTTTCTGCCTCGATCCCGTAAAAGTTCGGGAAGCTGTGACTAGTCGTACAGTAGGGATGATTCCGGTGCATATGGCAGGACATATGTGCGATATGGACCTACTCCAGCAGATTGCTGATGAGTTTCACCTGTTTATTATCGAAGACGCTTGCCATGCACACGGTGGAGAATGGAAGGGGAAACGAGCAGGTAGCATAGGAGATGCTGGGGTTTTCAGTTTCCAGCAGTTTAAATTGATGACGGCAGGGGAAGGCGGCGCGCTGACCACCAAATCACAGGATCTGTATGAACAGGCTTTTCTATATCACAATGTCGGCCGACCTTTTGGAGATAAGAAATATCAACACCTTGTCGAAGGCTCCAATTATCGGCTTTCAGAGTTCCAAGCAGCTGTCTTGTTGCCGCAAACCTCCCGTCTCACTGAACAAAACGAGCTTCGCGAGCGCAATGCTCACATTCTTGATGAGGAAATGAAAAAGATCGAAGGAATCATTCCGCAAAGCCGTCAAGAAGAGTGCACGATCCATACCCACTACATGTACATGTTCTACTACAATCCTCTAAAATTCGGCGGGATCCAGAGAGAGCGGTTTGTTGAAATGCTGAACGAGCAAGGCATTCCAGCCTTTATTGCATATACACAGATTCACGATACGCCAATCTTCAAAGAATTCGTCGCCAGTCTGGGGGATACCTATACTTTCCCTAATCAGTTGAACTGCCCTGTTTCTAAAAAAGTAGCGGAAGAAGTGATCTGGATTCATCATCGCGCACTGTTGGGTGATGCAGAAGCAGTAAAAGGTATCGCCCAAACTGTTAAGGAACTGCAAGCCGGCGCAGAAGCAAAGATATCATAG
- a CDS encoding ROK family protein, which yields MRECLVTIDLGGSTVRMALVDLESATMMESMRIDLEKDMGPCQAISQMAGVISNWEELAEREIRGIVAGLAALHDASGTIVTWPNRPEWNGFAFRDTFAALVGKPIVLFDDANLGALGEYAFGLDHSVQQLLYVVVGTGIGSSLVLQGNLYTGARGASGELGHITVDPWGERCPCGGIGCLQMYASGRAMERIAQSKGLSITRASEVFHLASQGNETAQWIVTDSLRMLAIGIANAIRLFDPEVVVVGGGMVSRFPDQYRSLEKHIQDFLGTLPQRNVSVKLSALGEDAALWGGIAYGLQMLGKIKELEGVRK from the coding sequence ATGAGAGAATGCCTCGTTACGATTGATCTTGGAGGCTCCACAGTAAGGATGGCTCTCGTTGATCTCGAGAGTGCAACGATGATGGAATCCATGAGGATCGATTTGGAGAAGGACATGGGTCCGTGTCAAGCGATTTCGCAAATGGCTGGTGTCATCAGCAATTGGGAAGAGCTGGCGGAAAGAGAAATCCGCGGGATTGTAGCTGGACTCGCTGCGTTGCATGATGCCTCAGGAACGATTGTTACCTGGCCGAATCGTCCCGAATGGAATGGCTTTGCTTTTCGTGATACGTTCGCAGCCTTGGTGGGCAAGCCTATCGTGCTGTTTGATGATGCCAATCTTGGAGCCTTGGGAGAATACGCATTTGGACTCGATCACTCGGTTCAACAACTTCTGTATGTCGTAGTTGGCACCGGGATCGGCAGCTCGCTGGTCTTACAGGGAAATTTGTATACGGGAGCAAGAGGAGCAAGCGGCGAGTTGGGCCATATAACGGTTGATCCTTGGGGAGAGCGCTGTCCTTGCGGAGGTATCGGTTGCTTGCAAATGTACGCATCTGGCAGGGCGATGGAACGAATAGCTCAATCCAAAGGACTGTCTATTACGAGAGCGAGCGAAGTGTTTCATTTAGCCTCTCAAGGAAATGAAACTGCCCAGTGGATTGTAACTGATTCCCTTCGAATGCTGGCTATTGGTATTGCAAACGCTATACGTCTCTTTGACCCCGAAGTGGTGGTCGTGGGGGGCGGCATGGTGAGCAGATTCCCTGACCAGTATCGATCCCTTGAGAAACACATTCAAGATTTCCTGGGGACTCTGCCGCAACGGAATGTCAGCGTAAAACTTTCCGCCCTGGGAGAGGATGCGGCGCTTTGGGGCGGTATTGCTTACGGTTTGCAAATGTTAGGAAAAATCAAAGAATTGGAAGGTGTTCGCAAATGA
- a CDS encoding Gfo/Idh/MocA family protein — MKRMNALAQKSQISIGIIGAGWIAEYAHLPSFMSMDNVSVQAIYDTDATRAGRLAKQTGAIAYSSLSEIGQVPLDAVILCTPNHTHFELTKFFLDRGIHVLCEKPMTTTAEDAVALRHIAQGTGTVLLMGFVNRYRDDIQELRSRIRSGQIGKIQICEVSWRRKKGIPRPGSWFTQKQLSGGGVLIDLGSHMIDQLLYLTEADEPVACLASIYSRPVSTQEGYSNWLGSFESERVEVEDTAVGMIQFANGVLGKLHVSWQDDVDGDFVEIHLKGERGSLTLRTLFGFSDQGLYKQPHLLFTQAGQEAQYIPFPTKPDPLLAFKRQADHLVACIREKSQSGISVRDGEKVVQLIQLLYQSARKGLVVT; from the coding sequence ATGAAAAGGATGAATGCTTTGGCCCAAAAGAGTCAGATTTCCATAGGGATTATTGGAGCGGGTTGGATCGCAGAATACGCACATCTCCCCAGCTTTATGTCGATGGATAACGTGTCAGTTCAAGCGATTTACGATACAGATGCAACTCGCGCTGGCCGTTTGGCGAAACAAACAGGCGCAATCGCGTATTCCAGTCTTAGTGAGATCGGACAAGTTCCTTTGGATGCGGTGATTTTATGTACCCCCAATCATACTCATTTCGAATTGACGAAATTTTTCTTGGATAGAGGAATCCATGTCTTATGTGAAAAGCCGATGACGACGACAGCAGAAGACGCTGTAGCTCTGCGCCACATTGCCCAAGGAACCGGAACTGTTTTGTTGATGGGGTTCGTGAATCGTTACCGTGATGATATTCAGGAGTTGCGGTCAAGAATCCGGTCTGGACAGATCGGCAAGATTCAAATCTGTGAAGTCAGTTGGCGTCGAAAGAAAGGAATACCCCGTCCGGGTAGCTGGTTTACCCAAAAACAACTTTCCGGAGGCGGAGTCCTCATTGATCTGGGCAGCCATATGATTGACCAGTTGCTTTATTTGACAGAAGCCGATGAGCCAGTTGCTTGCCTGGCCAGTATTTATTCTCGCCCTGTTTCCACTCAGGAGGGGTATAGCAATTGGCTGGGCAGCTTTGAATCAGAAAGGGTTGAGGTGGAAGATACTGCAGTAGGCATGATTCAGTTTGCCAACGGCGTGCTCGGCAAGCTTCATGTAAGTTGGCAAGATGATGTGGACGGGGATTTTGTGGAGATTCATCTGAAAGGCGAGCGCGGAAGCCTGACGTTACGCACCCTGTTCGGCTTTAGCGATCAGGGATTGTACAAGCAGCCCCATCTGTTGTTCACTCAAGCTGGTCAAGAAGCGCAGTATATACCTTTCCCTACGAAACCAGATCCGCTCCTTGCTTTTAAGCGCCAGGCTGATCATCTTGTGGCGTGTATCAGAGAAAAAAGTCAATCAGGCATCTCGGTAAGGGACGGGGAAAAAGTCGTTCAGCTGATCCAGCTTCTCTATCAATCTGCTCGTAAAGGACTTGTTGTCACATGA